Below is a genomic region from Leishmania infantum JPCM5 genome chromosome 23.
TTCGCGCTAAccttcgcctctcttctcaCCCTATCAATTCCAGCGTTTATGCGCTACAGCAAGGGTGGCGACCCGGCTCCGCACCCTTCTTCTCTCGCGAAGGCGCACTGCGGAGCCACTGCAAGGCCCTTCCTCAGGCACTCATGCACACACTCACCTATAAATACCCACATCACCGGCCTACACTGTGCGCGTCCCTGCGGCATTTCGACTTCGCAGGAGGGCAAGAGCGCGCGGCTCGTATCttttttcgtctctctccaACTCTTCTCCTTTCCACTGCTCGTCATTTGTCATTGGCCGCCACTGCGTGACTGCCGCGTCCACCCATCATCAtccaccaacaccaccgaGCTGTGCGATCCTTTgcctcaccctctccctccatctAGGTGCTGtgcgctccctccctctctcgtctccgctcctgctgcgcacgcgcgtcgtGCGCTTCCCGCCCCTTGAAGCGACGGCCCTATCATCGTCTTTTCGCTCTCGCAATCAGACATCATGTACATGCAGGTGGTCTCCATCGAGCACTCGCTAGAGCGACCGCATGCGGCTTTGGGTGACGCAGCGCTGTCACCGATTTTCCGTCGTGTGTCGGCGCGCTGTCCAGTGCTGCACCTCTTCGGCTACGTACACATTCCTTTGGATCTCACCCCCACCACGTCCGGCACCTCAGCACCCGTCGCGTCAACGGAGCCCCGCgacgcgagcagcagcgctccagAGAACGAactcgacggcgacgcggaAATCACGGCTGCCGCGACTCCACATTCTTTCTCTCGCGGAAGCAGCGGGGGTGGTATTCTGCTTCTCAGCCGAGCCACTCCACTCGTCGGCCGACTCAGCGGCacctcggcgccgctgcagcaggaggatgcctcgccctcgccgaaGAGGGCCACGTACGCTTTAGATGCTGATGGACACGGCAACaaggctgcggcggccggcgcggTAGCGCGGCACTGCGATGCACCATCCTCATCTTTTCTACCTCCTTGTAGTACCCTCTGCGCGGCTAcgagcgccgctggcggcgacggcgacccGCTAATCTTAACAGACGGGAACCTTGGTAGCTCAGCCGCCTGGCGTGGCCGCTACACGCAACGCCGCGCCTGCCTTCATGTACATGGAGTGTAcccatcgctgctgctcccccAGTACGACCGCAGCGTCTCTGCCGAtcagctggcggcgcagctcgaggccgtggcgctgcgcgttcTCGCGCGACAGGGCACGCTTGTGCCGACCCAACAGCTGGTGCACAACGTCCGCATTGCCCACCGCTTCAACGTGTACGGCTACCGGCCCCACGCGTACGCCTTTTACGAGGTGGAGCTTATCGACCCCGACTTGCTGCCAAGGGTGGTGGATGTGCTGCAGAACTCGACGGAGGTGGGcgggcggcagtggcagctgTACGATGCGCACTATCGGTATCATACACAGTTCATGGTGCGGTGGCGCGTGAGTGGCATCGCGCCGTTTCTTCTGCCAGCTGGACGGTGCCATGTGCGTCTGCCGACCGTTGCCGAGCTCTCGGAGAACTCGCCTGCCCTCTCGGCGTCGCTTGAAGCGGTTGGTAGGCTGCAGGCGCCCCAGCACAGCCGCGGTAACGACAGTGACGCGGCGAAACGAGAACTGAAGGAtaaggacgaggaggagcacagGCAAGCAGCCGCCAGCTCTGCGCAGCAGTCTCAGCTTCTCTTTCGCCAGCGCTGGCGACCTGATGAGCTAGGTCGCGCCATCACGGCAGAGGTGGAGCTGGacgtcgccggtgccgatCTGCTCGACCACTCCTCcgcagtggaggagggggaggctAAGGGTGCCGCAGTAGCGGCGCAGGGGCGACGAAGAACCGTGACGGCCGGCGACAACCTCAACTACACACGCCGCATCATACGACACTACTTCAGCGAGCATGGGGTGTCCGATACTTTGCGCGTTGCGGACACCATCGCGATGGAGCGCCATCAGCAGGAGTGTGCGCATGTCGCGGCGGCCGGGTTGAAGGGGCAGCAGGGGCGCTACGGCCACGTGATGCAGATCCAACGCGGCGATCCGAcggtgcggtggctgcgACACCGCATGCTAGAGTACTTGAAGGAGCGGGCGGAGGCCAACGCAgcggtcgctgcggcgcttgccGCTCCTTCTGCGGTTCGCAAGACAGAAGACGGCAGCGAAGTGTCTACTGCCATGTTTCTCGCCAGcacaggcgctgccgcggcttcGGTGCTGCCACTCTCGTCCGCCGCTTCTCTTGTTGAAAGTGCTGTAAAGTTGCAAGATCAGCGCGCCATTCGCCAGCAGCTTCTTGCCGAGTACCGCCGGCCTGGCGGCGCTACTTTAAGGGCAAGTCGGCACGGCCACCGACGCGGGGCCACAGACGCGATGAGCACTCGCGTGTACGCAGATGGCCACATTGCcgtgccgtcgtcgttcGCACATGTTGCCGACCAGGAATCAGCCATCGCTGGCGGGGAGGCGCTGTACGTTGGCTTTAGCTCAGAGAGTCTGAAGCTTTCTGTGCCACAGGGTCAGAcccagccgcagccgcagccgcagcagccagcagcagcgccggagAATGCTGCGGGGAAGCCGATCCCTTCTTCATCCGCATACCAGTCCTTCTTCGACGAGCTCTCGGCCACAGCCTACGCCGATGTCGTggctgcgccgacgcaggACTTGTTCACGGCGCTGGCACAGCCAAGCGCGCCCTCGTTACCGTTCCATGGAGATGAGCCCACTACctccgtcgcagcagcggtcaTTACAGCACCGCGACGTAGCTCAATGAGCAGCAAGGAGGCAAGTGGGGCGGACTGCAGGGACATGCAACCGATGCTGGAGACAACTCGTGAGCCGGCGAGCAACGCGGACGTGACCTTGACGTGCGCAGCTTCTGACTCGATAAtcgccgcggcaccgtcgcgtGCGGGCTCCTCGTGGTCGTCTGcgttgtcgtcgtcctccacgGCGTCCCTCTCCAGCGGCAGGACTTCCCCAGATCACGGCAACAGCTGTATGGAAGGCCGCGAGGGCGTTGACCCGTCCTTTCTCGGCTCTTCAGCGGCACAGTCACGTGAGAGAGCCCAGGGGGAGCCGTGTCTCGCGGCATTGGACGCCGCAGCACTCGTGCGCGAGACGCCCACGCAGCGACCGACGCGGCCGTCTGTCGGGCGTTCTCCGAAGATCAGTGAAGGGCAAGATAATGACTTCGCGTTCGATGCTCTGGACAGAATCGATGGGGAGGCGATCAGGCCATCGGTCGGTGCCTCGCAAAAAGATGGTTCGCTTCCGCGACTGGGGAGagacaccagcagcgcggcattGGACGAGCTGGTGGGTGCGGAAAACGACCACACTCCAGAGGGCGGACGCCGTTGCGCCGgcatcgctgcggccgcaTCACCGGCTACTGCGAcgcccacccgcctcctCACGCGTCATGATTTGGCGGAGGGGGACTGCGTCGCGTTCGTCCGTGTGCGCGAAGTCGCGCCTTCTTTGCGTCACGGCGAGGTCCTGGCCATGGCCCGTGTAGCGGCGTTGATGACGGAGACGACAGAGCtgcagtggctgctgcgcttgaGCGAGACGCACTTCGCTGCGGAGGAGCAAGCGTTGGTGCGCCGTGGCTCATGGCTGCGCGCTCAACTAccaaccgccgccgctgccgccgctagCACGGCGCCCTCGATGAGGGACTACCACAGCCACTTTGCTGGAACTGCACGCGACGTGCAGCTGGGGGAAGTGGTGCTCAGCAACGTGTACGATAGCGTTCTCACCTCGGTGCTGGAGGGTTATGCAcaggcggctgcgccgtccGCACCCACGCAACAGCTTCCTGCGAGAGACGTCGCCGTGTCTGCGGCGCGTACTCTGGATATCGGGGAGATCGATTTAAAGGTGCGTGAGACAGATCCTGAAGAGGGCAGCGTGTCGTGGCAACTggggcgtcgtcgtccttcAGATGACGCGGCTGCTGAGGTGCAAGTCTGGAGGGTTCACTGCTTCACTGATGTGGCAGTGTATCACAGCTTCGCAGGACCACCTGATGGCCGGCATCGGCCCCACGCTGGACACcccagctgcagctcgcctcctctgctgcgAGTTCTTTGTCGTTACGCGTATCATGTCGAGGCCCGGGTGCTGACTAGCGTCTGCCCAGATGTCTTCACGCCAGACGTGCGTAAGTCGGCCGTTGATTGCCGTCCTCTACCTTCCTCACGACGCGTCTTGTCGCATGGTGACCAACAACTGGAGAGCGGCGAGAGAAGGGTTgatgccgccacggcgcaccACTCGTCGCGCACAGGCGCCTCATCATCTCGCGTGCTCTTCACTCAGCCTcagcctctgctgcctttgGGCGCCCCGCGTGCGCACtcgagagcagcggcggcgtcgctcacATCCCCACcggcgccctcctccccgcccgTGGAGGTACCCGCGACGCTAGCCAAGGCGCCGTGGCTAGAGGCGAGTGAGGACGGGTGCGAGGACACGTTGCTGTTCCCCAGCAGCTCTGCTTCCACTGGCAGCAGTtggggaggaggcagagatgCGTCTAAACGGGGggacgaggcggcgtcggcttgcgctgcgcacgccgccCCACTGGGCGTCACGCATATGCCCGACAGGGCACCTCCACAGAGCTCCTCCGAGGCCTCCGCTGAGCTTCCCTCACCTTCAGCTGCGGTGCAAACATCACAAGAagccgccgacgcggcgccgccgcctgccggTAAGCGCCTCTGGCGGGTCTCATTAATgcgaacgccgccgccagacTTCGCTGTCGGCCGTATGCGCGTCCTGCGCGGTGTGCAGGCGGCCCGTCACTTCGCTGCACACGCATTCGTGTCGGAGAAGCAAGCGTGGCTGCGCCAGCGTGGCGCCAGCTGCACAACTGATGGTAGCCACGGCCCCACagcagacgctgcggcggttgGTGCCATCGAGGAGTCGGAcactgcgccgcagctgcggttTTCCAATGAGACGGCGGACCCTGACGGAGACGGGAACGAGGAGCAGCCGGTCGGTGCAACGGTGAGAGATGGCTCGAGGGCGAATGGGGCACGCAGCGGGGGTACTTTAGCGGCGgcaggggggagaagagcaaCGGAGATTGTGGTGCTGTCGGCAGCCTCATCCTgcgcgcacagcagctcTGCAGCACCGATCGCATCGTTCGTGGTATCCTCTCTTACGCCCTCACGgtcgtcctcgtcatcgGTGGACCCTGTGCGCGAGGTGACGGCTTCGCAGCGCGGCTTCCTCGACCTTCTGCAGGCAGGGAGGCACCTTGATGAGGGAGGTGCGCGCATGGTGTTGCTGCAGCATCGCGGCCAGCTGGGCTACATGGTGGATGACatgcgacgctgctgtgcagtGTCCGCCTCTGGAAGCGAGGGCCTGCTCCTCTCgcgagggggcggcggtggtagcagcggcgacttgcgggtgtgcgcctctgctgtcGCGTGGCCGTGGACCGCAGCGACGGAGGTAACGCCGAGTGATGGAGCGCTGCTACCGTGCCGGTatgaggcggtggcgtcaTTCCCCGCC
It encodes:
- a CDS encoding putative DNA polymerase zeta catalytic subunit codes for the protein MYMQVVSIEHSLERPHAALGDAALSPIFRRVSARCPVLHLFGYVHIPLDLTPTTSGTSAPVASTEPRDASSSAPENELDGDAEITAAATPHSFSRGSSGGGILLLSRATPLVGRLSGTSAPLQQEDASPSPKRATYALDADGHGNKAAAAGAVARHCDAPSSSFLPPCSTLCAATSAAGGDGDPLILTDGNLGSSAAWRGRYTQRRACLHVHGVYPSLLLPQYDRSVSADQLAAQLEAVALRVLARQGTLVPTQQLVHNVRIAHRFNVYGYRPHAYAFYEVELIDPDLLPRVVDVLQNSTEVGGRQWQLYDAHYRYHTQFMVRWRVSGIAPFLLPAGRCHVRLPTVAELSENSPALSASLEAVGRLQAPQHSRGNDSDAAKRELKDKDEEEHRQAAASSAQQSQLLFRQRWRPDELGRAITAEVELDVAGADLLDHSSAVEEGEAKGAAVAAQGRRRTVTAGDNLNYTRRIIRHYFSEHGVSDTLRVADTIAMERHQQECAHVAAAGLKGQQGRYGHVMQIQRGDPTVRWLRHRMLEYLKERAEANAAVAAALAAPSAVRKTEDGSEVSTAMFLASTGAAAASVLPLSSAASLVESAVKLQDQRAIRQQLLAEYRRPGGATLRASRHGHRRGATDAMSTRVYADGHIAVPSSFAHVADQESAIAGGEALYVGFSSESLKLSVPQGQTQPQPQPQQPAAAPENAAGKPIPSSSAYQSFFDELSATAYADVVAAPTQDLFTALAQPSAPSLPFHGDEPTTSVAAAVITAPRRSSMSSKEASGADCRDMQPMLETTREPASNADVTLTCAASDSIIAAAPSRAGSSWSSALSSSSTASLSSGRTSPDHGNSCMEGREGVDPSFLGSSAAQSRERAQGEPCLAALDAAALVRETPTQRPTRPSVGRSPKISEGQDNDFAFDALDRIDGEAIRPSVGASQKDGSLPRLGRDTSSAALDELVGAENDHTPEGGRRCAGIAAAASPATATPTRLLTRHDLAEGDCVAFVRVREVAPSLRHGEVLAMARVAALMTETTELQWLLRLSETHFAAEEQALVRRGSWLRAQLPTAAAAAASTAPSMRDYHSHFAGTARDVQLGEVVLSNVYDSVLTSVLEGYAQAAAPSAPTQQLPARDVAVSAARTLDIGEIDLKVRETDPEEGSVSWQLGRRRPSDDAAAEVQVWRVHCFTDVAVYHSFAGPPDGRHRPHAGHPSCSSPPLLRVLCRYAYHVEARVLTSVCPDVFTPDVRKSAVDCRPLPSSRRVLSHGDQQLESGERRVDAATAHHSSRTGASSSRVLFTQPQPLLPLGAPRAHSRAAAASLTSPPAPSSPPVEVPATLAKAPWLEASEDGCEDTLLFPSSSASTGSSWGGGRDASKRGDEAASACAAHAAPLGVTHMPDRAPPQSSSEASAELPSPSAAVQTSQEAADAAPPPAGKRLWRVSLMRTPPPDFAVGRMRVLRGVQAARHFAAHAFVSEKQAWLRQRGASCTTDGSHGPTADAAAVGAIEESDTAPQLRFSNETADPDGDGNEEQPVGATVRDGSRANGARSGGTLAAAGGRRATEIVVLSAASSCAHSSSAAPIASFVVSSLTPSRSSSSSVDPVREVTASQRGFLDLLQAGRHLDEGGARMVLLQHRGQLGYMVDDMRRCCAVSASGSEGLLLSRGGGGGSSGDLRVCASAVAWPWTAATEVTPSDGALLPCRYEAVASFPAPSAGIAGASRGARVAPTAARGTPTRRGAKQSLLLSVVSRRKSTSHVPGLSLSATQQPQHHLQCTLRVLYIEVLLHRLPGEAPASTNEVLAVGLGQATTATNSAIAVRVFCVAAPLRSAAARAATHPSAAGRAPPLVGLTEAVQVVTMPDEAALLARVRGEILAYDPDILISWDGFKYGLGYLALRYRAVFQRNLASDLSRVLQHHGYQRTNANCGSHFAAAASASGGDAGADGGAAERACSSMAEEGPTEGGRGGADAGELAAARYRARSPASHAAASFTVRHGSSGGGGESVPSQESVRSATAMAARSSVLSSAASSASWAAPLRDLDEDDDDVDGGGTDDAGAKGGVRGCRGGALAGQTVEYREGRTMHWAPPALRRNGQPPLLARPRAALDLRAAASAPAAAAADQYAKRFGTDIHVVGRICTSLGKDLRKEIKMPSYSLTMVHVKLLGQPLPYFTDSYLSELFLTPQCADAPGGGERHTALRYLASRVAAPHRIACKLRWFTRLLEFSRMYGILTKEVITRGSQFRVEATLLRFAHPLGYAMLSPSLSQVHRQPRIECIPLVMQPKSDLYRHDPVVVLDFRSLYPSLIIAYNLCYSTCLGLVQPHSHGRLGVLPRFRQSNAALAELLPDDGAQHDGVVFSPNGAMFVSPSTRVGLLPQMVQAVLDTRFEVQAALKHIAVPSEDITMQQRLQEQQLALKLLANVTYGYTAASYTGRMPCVDLAEAIVSLGRQTLERAIELIHSTPAWRAEVVYGDTDSLFVRLAGRTKADAFRIGQEMADAVTRSNPAPIRLQFEKVLLPCLLLVKKRYAGYMWTSPTQEAPTFLAKGIEVVRRDQCPATVQLTDRLLRMLLDGASATALRQSYYAAVERLQSGAANPLQCIFRRAVKLGRYKDAGDTHLPLAARLAFQQMEKDVTQTPFWGERLPYVVVQSTTAVNKLTDKVLHPERLLQAHDTRSVDAAYYIVRHVNRTLDRMFCLVGIRFARWYQEMPRRRTAHAALLNLPTFMAAQQRLQRLQGVVPPDARGAAPLPFSFDTASAPLSPRSRQMRLGQLASLMEGLRHHHSSSGVLSALRGGAASAAATTAATAEEISDDEDPSDEAAQLTEVADLTRPSTQEVIDVDQLATQRSNRPSSSLTGAAPPQLDRFLKPGRAASRSGRRKRWRTVTLESFYPRTLCVVCEEEAVSLNDISRQQAVLMHVGGVGCGAAVSGGRCSTVAYPPASTAPAAPLPLPHRLPPICTRCWSDPLSLHLHVQQQCRSMHRQMNALQGLCARCISGGGDAGDAAADEYRLAVADMEDMDAFCMSSTLTRRRNCPGHGYDGVDGSTPRHVLAAVELSAEGVPRGCVSVDCAVGFEKKWVTAQRTQWHALQAFLNKVL